GGAAGAACTGTCATCACATGGCATTGAACGAGTAGATTTATGGCAACGGGGAGTTGATACAGAATTATTTCACCCTGATTTAGCAAGTTGGGAAATGCGATCGCTTCTTTCGCAAAACCATCCCGAAAGTCCCTTGTTGCTTTATGTTGGTCGCCTGTCTGCCGAAAAAGAAATTGAACGTATTAAACCCATTTTAGAAGCAATTCCCCAAGCTCGATTAGCATTAGTGGGAGATGGCCCCCATCGCCAAGCCTTAGAAAAATACTTTGCTGGGACAAACACAAATTTTGTCGGCTACCTTATAGGACGAGAATTAGGTTCTGCTTTTGCTAGTGCGGATGCTTTTATCTTTCCTTCTCGGACAGAAACTCTGGGGTTAGTCTTATTAGAAGCAATGGCCGCCGGCTGTCCAGTCGTTGCTGCCCGTTCTGGGGGCATTCCTGATATCGTAACAGATGGTGTAAATGGATATCTCTTTGACCCCAAAGCTGACATTCAAGATGCCATTTCTGCCACAATTCGCCTCTTGGAAAATCAACAAGAACGAGATATCATTCGTCAAAATGCTC
This window of the Nostoc sp. HK-01 genome carries:
- a CDS encoding group 1 glycosyl transferase, whose protein sequence is MRIALFTETFLPKVDGIVTRLRHTVDHLQRHGNQVLVIAPEGGITEHKGAKVYGVTGFPLPLYPELKMALPRPAIGYALEEFQPDLIHVVNPAVLGLSGIFYSKLLKLPLVASYHTHLPQYLQHYGLGMLEGLLWELLKGAHNQALLNLCTSTAMMEELSSHGIERVDLWQRGVDTELFHPDLASWEMRSLLSQNHPESPLLLYVGRLSAEKEIERIKPILEAIPQARLALVGDGPHRQALEKYFAGTNTNFVGYLIGRELGSAFASADAFIFPSRTETLGLVLLEAMAAGCPVVAARSGGIPDIVTDGVNGYLFDPKADIQDAISATIRLLENQQERDIIRQNARKEAEKWGWAAATIQLQDYYQKIVLAKQPTAAV